From a single Sphingobium sp. genomic region:
- the gspN gene encoding type II secretion system protein N, translating into MIAFQLSRRARIAAGLVFILALLALMPMRFLLSTSIPNSSTMAASGASGSIWAGRIFDMRAGSVAIGTIEAGLRPLGLLTADYSLWFSQPAAAGTEGLRGRIAKSFSGVAVEQLNGPIVIGGLLPGMSAVRLEFEDLSVDLSDGRCRTASGSIRSRPDSEIFAILGLGDGLIGRARCDKGDLLLPMTSGSGMERLELRISGTGSYSVKLLLQQPSAELVPLLDQAGLTPVASGYRLSAKGKFW; encoded by the coding sequence ATGATCGCATTCCAGCTTTCGCGTCGTGCCAGGATCGCCGCCGGCTTGGTGTTCATACTGGCATTGCTCGCGTTAATGCCGATGCGTTTTCTGCTTTCAACCAGCATTCCCAACAGCTCGACCATGGCCGCATCCGGCGCCAGCGGTTCGATTTGGGCCGGCCGGATATTTGACATGCGCGCGGGGTCTGTTGCTATCGGAACGATTGAAGCAGGATTGCGTCCTCTCGGTCTGCTTACTGCCGATTATTCCTTATGGTTCAGTCAGCCTGCCGCGGCTGGCACAGAAGGGCTGCGGGGCCGTATTGCAAAGAGCTTTAGCGGAGTTGCGGTCGAACAATTGAACGGCCCGATCGTAATTGGCGGGTTGCTGCCCGGCATGTCTGCGGTGCGGTTGGAATTTGAAGATCTGTCGGTCGATCTTTCCGATGGGCGGTGTCGCACGGCAAGCGGAAGTATTCGAAGTCGGCCCGACAGCGAGATATTCGCAATTCTGGGGTTAGGTGATGGCCTGATTGGCCGTGCACGGTGTGACAAAGGGGATTTGTTGCTGCCGATGACCAGCGGGTCAGGAATGGAACGCCTGGAACTGCGCATTTCCGGCACCGGCAGCTATAGTGTAAAGCTGCTGTTACAACAACCATCAGCCGAGCTCGTTCCGCTGCTGGATCAAGCGGGCCTCACGCCAGTTGCAAGTGGCTATCGGCTTAGCGCCAAGGGAAAATTCTGGTAG
- the gspM gene encoding type II secretion system protein GspM: MIEAFKNWYSNMSLRERVMVAVAAGLSALVLAIYGLYLPLTNAITDQRIAYREALERRVSVEAMVADLRANASPTVVAGEQAALEPIIRGTATEAGFSVDELTSQGQDKVALYMAQAKPAALMKWIAETEMSGVLVETIEIKQAGDQTVAARIVLTRAGR, translated from the coding sequence ATGATCGAAGCATTCAAAAACTGGTACAGCAATATGTCGCTGCGCGAGCGGGTGATGGTTGCCGTTGCCGCTGGACTGTCTGCCCTTGTGCTTGCAATATATGGGCTTTATTTGCCGCTGACCAATGCGATCACCGATCAACGTATCGCCTATCGCGAAGCGTTGGAGCGGCGCGTTTCCGTCGAGGCTATGGTTGCTGATTTGCGGGCAAATGCCAGCCCCACCGTTGTCGCTGGTGAACAGGCAGCGCTGGAACCAATCATTCGCGGGACTGCAACCGAAGCTGGCTTCTCGGTCGACGAACTGACATCTCAAGGACAGGACAAGGTTGCGCTTTACATGGCCCAAGCCAAGCCAGCTGCGCTGATGAAATGGATAGCAGAAACCGAAATGTCGGGTGTCTTGGTTGAGACCATCGAGATCAAGCAGGCCGGCGACCAAACAGTCGCGGCGCGGATCGTTTTGACAAGGGCCGGGCGATGA